Proteins encoded in a region of the Triplophysa rosa linkage group LG14, Trosa_1v2, whole genome shotgun sequence genome:
- the mab21l1 gene encoding putative nucleotidyltransferase MAB21L1, which translates to MIAAQAKLVYHLNKYYNEKCQSRKAAISKTIREVCKVVSDVLKEVEVQEPRFISSLNEMDNRFEGLEVISPTEFEVVLYLNQMGVFNFVDDGSLPGCAVLKLSDGRKRSMSLWVEFITASGYLSARKIRSRFQTLVAQAVDKCSYRDVVKMIADTSEVKLRIRDRYVVQITPAFKCTGIWPRSAAHWPLPHIPWPGPNRVAEVKAEGFNLLSKECYSLNGKQSSAESDAWVLQFGEAENRLLLGGCRKKCLSLLKTLRDRHLELPGQPLNNYHMKSLVSYECEKHPRESDWDENCLGDRLNGILLQLISCLQCRRCPHYFLPTLDLFQGKPHSGLENAAKQTWRLAREILTNPKSLEKL; encoded by the coding sequence ATGATCGCCGCCCAGGCCAAGCTGGTGTACCATCTGAATAAATACTACAACGAGAAATGCCAGTCTCGGAAGGCGGCCATCTCCAAGACCATCAGGGAGGTGTGCAAGGTGGTCTCGGATGTCCTGAAAGAGGTGGAGGTCCAGGAGCCCCGCTTCATCAGCTCCTTAAACGAAATGGATAACCGTTTCGAGGGGCTCGAGGTCATCTCCCCCACCGAATTTGAGGTGGTCCTGTATCTGAACCAGATGGGAGTCTTCAACTTTGTGGACGACGGTTCTCTGCCGGGCTGCGCCGTGCTGAAGCTCAGCGACGGCCGGAAGAGAAGCATGTCTCTCTGGGTCGAGTTCATCACGGCTTCGGGATACCTGTCAGCGCGTAAAATCCGCTCCAGGTTCCAGACGCTGGTGGCGCAGGCGGTGGATAAGTGCAGCTATAGGGACGTCGTTAAGATGATCGCGGACACGAGCGAGGTTAAATTGCGCATCAGAGACAGATATGTGGTTCAGATCACCCCCGCTTTCAAATGCACCGGCATATGGCCGCGCAGCGCGGCGCACTGGCCCCTGCCGCACATCCCGTGGCCTGGTCCGAACAGGGTGGCAGAAGTCAAGGCTGAGGGTTTCAATCTGTTATCCAAGGAGTGTTACTCGTTAAACGGGAAGCAGAGCTCGGCGGAGAGCGACGCCTGGGTGTTGCAGTTCGGCGAAGCGGAGAACCGACTGCTGCTGGGTGGGTGCAGGAAGAAATGCCTTTCCTTGCTCAAGACGTTGCGGGACCGTCACCTTGAACTGCCGGGACAACCTCTCAACAACTACCACATGAAATCTCTAGTATCTTACGAGTGTGAAAAACACCCGCGAGAGTCGGACTGGGACGAAAACTGCCTCGGGGATCGACTGAACGGGATTTTATTGCAGCTCATATCTTGCTTGCAGTGCAGGCGATGCCCCCATTATTTTCTACCAACTCTAGACCTCTTCCAAGGGAAGCCTCATTCGGGTCTCGAAAACGCGGCCAAACAGACTTGGCGACTGGCGAGAGAAATTCTAACCAACCCTAAAAGCCTGGAGAAACTCTGA